The following proteins come from a genomic window of Parambassis ranga chromosome 4, fParRan2.1, whole genome shotgun sequence:
- the LOC114434608 gene encoding potassium voltage-gated channel subfamily V member 2-like: protein MAYSGKAQLQECLQNRRSTINCLSKGLEENKTFPFSQESTVKAWGSLKSLDSPGIKAKESTNTKDRSKQQHNIRVNVGGKVFHIPEQCAIRYPDTRIGSLALCRGRAKLLTLCDDYNVPKNEFFFDRDPAFFHHVYHFYKSGVLWIIREMCPINFEEEIAYWGLSMKDTQLCCWMVFQEKVDELKDDLKVERELLAEIEVKYDDECFKDMMFGDMRRSLWNIAENPYSSPLAKAFTVISNLFVLFSIVAMALNTVEELQVYRLYNKTHMEWVEIITIVFFTFEYLIRLITTPDLGMFLRSGLNFVDMVSVMPYFVQIIFEAFSDSENVNTQEDLKTMARVSKLSHVLKVIKLLRIFRILKLARHSTGMRAFGFTLRQCYQQASCIFLFIAMGIFTFSALLHSAERDTEGSPISSIPYAWWWAAVSISTVGYGDVVPVTILGRLVAFGCISFGIILNGMPISFLFNKFSDYYSKLKAQEYNISSVQRRFQLKKRLRRRMDICFHPSEEDDRTEHHHKHEP from the exons ATGGCTTACTCTGGGAAAGCTCAGTTGCAGGAATGTTTGCAAAATCGGCGCTCTACTATCAACTGTCTCTCAAAGGGTTTAGAGGAAAACAAAACGTTCCCATTTTCTCAGGAGAGTACAGTCAAAGCTTGGGGCTCCTTGAAGAGTCTGGACAGTCCTGGCATCAAAGCTAAGGAGTCCACCAACACTAAGGACAGATctaaacagcagcacaacatcagGGTAAATGTTGGGGGGAAAGTGTTTCATATCCCAGAACAGTGTGCCATCAGATATCCTGACACCCGCATAGGCTCCTTAGCTCTCTGCAGGGGCCGAGCGAAACTCCTTACACTGTGTGACGACTACAACGTCCCCAAGAATGAGTTCTTCTTTGACCGCGATCCTGCCTTCTTCCACCATGTCTACCATTTCTACAAAAGCGGAGTTCTGTGGATCATACGGGAAATGTGCCCCATTAACTTTGAGGAGGAGATTGCATACTGGGGCCTGAGCATGAAGGACAcccagctctgctgctggatgGTGTTCCAGGAGAAGGTGgatgagctgaaggatgatTTGAAGGTGGAGCGGGAGCTGTTGGCGGAGATAGAGGTGAAGTATGACGATGAGTGCTTCAAGGACATGATGTTTGGGGATATGCGGAGGAGTCTGTGGAACATTGCGGAGAACCCGTACTCCTCACCTCTGGCGAAGGCTTTTactgtgatctccaacctctTTGTGCTCTTCTCCATCGTCGCCATGGCTCTCAACACTGTAGAAGAACTCCAGGTATATAGACTGTATAACAAAACGCACATGGAATGGGTGGAGATCATCACTATTGTCTTTTTCACCTTTGAATATTTAATTCGCCTTATCACCACACCTGACCTAGGAATGTTTTTAAGGAGTGGACTCAACTTTGTAGACATGGTGTCGGTCATGCCTTATTTTGTCCAGATCATCTTCGAAGCCTTCAGTGACTCAGAGAATGTGAATACACAGGAAGACCTCAAGACCATGGCTCGGGTCAGCAAGCTCAGCCACGTCCTCAAGGTCATCAAGCTGCTGCGCATCTTTCGGATTTTGAAGTTAGCTCGCCACTCAACCGGCATGAGGGCATTTGGGTTTACTCTGCGGCAGTGTTACCAGCAGGCCTCGTGCATTTTTCTCTTCATCGCCATGGGAATCTTCACATTTTCTGCTCTACTGCATTCTGCAGAAAGGGATACCGAGGGATCGCCTATCAGCAGTATCCCGTACGCCTGGTGGTGGGCTGCA GTCAGCATCTCCACTGTGGGCTATGGGGATGTGGTTCCTGTAACGATCCTGGGCCGCCTTGTGGCTTTTGGCTGCATTTCATTTGGTATCATCCTCAATGGCATGCCCATTTCCTTCCTCTTCAATAAGTTCTCTGACTACTACAGCAAGCTGAAAGCACAGGAGTATAATATTTCCTCAGTCCAGCGCCGTTTTCAGCTAAAGAAGAGGCTCAGGCGCAGAATGGACATATGCTTCCATCCCTCCGAAGAGGACGACAGAACAGAGCACCACCACAAGCACGAACCCTGA